The sequence below is a genomic window from Microbacterium sp. SORGH_AS_0888.
CGCCGACATGGACGTGCCGCCGGGGCAGGTGTTCGTCTCCCAGGCACGTCACGACGGATGGGCTCCCGTCGGTCAGTTCACGTCCCAGGTGGTCTTCCAAGGTCGTATCGATCCGACCGATGCGTCCTTCGGTGCGCACGAGTTCTCCTCCGAGACCGCCACCGCTCCGAGCGGTGAGGCGTTGCGTGCGGTCGACAAACACGGCCCCTTCGGCGACGGATCCACCACCTTCAGCTACCTCGATCCCAACACGACGGCCCAGTACAACACTGCCCTGGCCACCACGGGTCGGGGTGACGAGGTCATCGCGAAGCCGCCGCTGCCCGACGCCGACGGCCTCAGGACGAACTACAACCCGGGTGGATGGCAGAAGTTGTTCCAACCATGAACACGCGCGTCCTCATCCCCGCCGGTGTACTGCTCGCCCTCGTCCTGACAGCATGCTCGCCTCACGGCGAGCCCGCCCCGGAGGAACCAGAAATGACTCCCGAACAAGTCAAAGCACAGATCACCGACCTATACCAGGCGAGTATTGCCGCGACAGCACCCGATGGCTGGGAAGTAAATGAGTCGTGGTCAGACTGTTCGGACGACCCGTCGCGTCCGCGTGTGAACTTGTTGTTCGGGGCCTCGCGCACTGCACCATTGCCCGGTACGCCCGCGGATCTCATCGCGCAGGCGCAGAAGGCCTGGCAGGAGCGCGGCCACGACGTCAAGGTTGAGCGAGACACGAACCTCACCCCGCCACGCTGGATCCTCTCCGACCCGCCCTACCTCACCGGCACCCACTCCGACGGCAGCTACTACCTGCTCGATGTGAACGAGAGCGCCATCTACTTCCGCGCTTATAGCGCCTGCGTGCCCGGGGACATCTTCCAGCTCACCACCCCGACCCCGACCCCATGACCCTCACCTTCGACCCCGACCGCCACGCGGAAACCCTCGCGAACCTGCGCCAGGCCACGGCGACCATCCAGGAGGAGCTGGAGGCCCTCGACCGAGCGGTCGCGACGTTGCGCGGGCAGTGGTCGGGCGTCGCACAGGCCGCGTACGACCGGGAGCAACGGGAGTGGACGGGGTCGATGAACCGGATGCGTTCCGCCTTGCAGAACACGACCGACGCGGCTCAGGCCGCGGGCGACCGACTCACCCAGGCCGAGGCCGACGTCACCGCGCTCTGGTCATGACCACCCGACGAGGGCGTGGGTGCCTAACCTTCCCGGGTGCCGTAGCTCTGGCGCTCACGCTCACGGCGTGTTCGCCCGGTGGTACGCCCGCTGACCTCATCGCGCAGGCGCAGAAGGCCTGGCAGGAGCGCGGCCACGACGTCAAGGTTGAGCGGGATACGAATCTCACCCCGCCACGCTGGATCCTCTCCGACCCGCCCTACCTCACGGGCACCCACTCCGACGGCAGCTACTCCACCCTCGATGTGAACGAAAGCGCCATCTACTTCCGAGCGACCAGCGGCTGCGTCCCCGGCGACATCCTCCAGCTCAACTCCCCGAGCCCGAGCTCGTGACCCTCTCGTTCGACACTGACCGTCTGCGGGGACGCTCGCACCGCAACCCGCACGGATGGGACACGTTGTTTCAACCATGAATACGCGCGTCCTCGTCCTCGCCGGGGTGCTGCTCGCCCTCGTCCTGACAGCATGCTCGCCTCACGGCGAGCCCGCCCCGGAGGAACCAGAAATGACTCCCGAACAAGTCAAAGCACAGATCAACGATCTGTACCAGGCGAGTACCGCCATCGCTCCCGACGGCTGGAAAGTCAACGGCTCGTGGTCGGACTGCTCCCCGAGCTCGTCTGACTCGAAGGTGCGCTGGAGCTTCACCGCGTGGCGCAATGCGCCATTGCCCGGCGCACCTGCTGATCTCATCGCGCAGGCGCAGAACGCGTGGCAGGAGCGCGGCCACGACGTCAAGGTTGAGCGGGATACGAATCTCACCCCGCCACGCTGGATCCTCTCCGACCCGCCCTACCTGACCGGCACCCACTCCGACGGCAGCTACTACCTGCTCGATGTGAACGAGAGCGCCATCTACTTCGAGGCGACTAGCGCCTGCGTCCCCGGGGACATCTTCCAGCTCACCACCCCGACCCCGACCCCATGACCCTCACCTTCGACCCCGACCGCCACGCGGAAACCCTCGCACGACAACCCGGGCGGATGGGACACGTTGTTTCAGCCATGAACACACGCATCCTCATCCCCGCCAGTCTCGCGCTCGCCTTGCTTCTGACCGCGTGCTCACCCCACAGCGACCCCACCCCCAAGGAACCTGACGTGACTTCTGAACAAGTCAAAGCACAG
It includes:
- a CDS encoding WXG100 family type VII secretion target — translated: MTLTFDPDRHAETLANLRQATATIQEELEALDRAVATLRGQWSGVAQAAYDREQREWTGSMNRMRSALQNTTDAAQAAGDRLTQAEADVTALWS